Proteins encoded within one genomic window of Oncorhynchus mykiss isolate Arlee chromosome 27, USDA_OmykA_1.1, whole genome shotgun sequence:
- the cldn8 gene encoding claudin-8, whose amino-acid sequence MANSALEIIGLLLSLIGLIGTAASTGMPMWRVTAFIGENIIVFETRYEGLWMNCFRQANIRMQCKVYDSLLALPPDLQAARGLMCCALALGGVGLLISILGLQCTACIRDNDRAKRTVLIVAGSMILGACVCVVIPVSWTGHTIIRDFYNPLLIDAQRRELGEALYIGWVSSAFLFAGGCMFCCCNVKEDKRQDKYMYSRNSPSQYMSYAPQPQYQPQYQPQYQPQPLQRQPSSSSYPGSNHYPSRYPSERSAVAYL is encoded by the coding sequence ATGGCCAACTCAGCTCTGGAGATCATTGGCTTGTTGCTGTCTCTCATCGGTCTGATCGGGACCGCAGCCAGTACGGGGATGCCCATGTGGCGCGTGACGGCCTTCATCGGCGAGAACATCATCGTCTTCGAGACGCGCTACGAGGGTCTGTGGATGAATTGCTTTAGACAGGCCAACATCAGGATGCAGTGTAAAGTGTACGACTCCCTCCTGGCTCTGCCTCCAGACCTGCAGGCGGCCAGGGGTCTGATGTGCTGTGCCTTGGCTCTGGGAGGGGTGGGGCTGCTCATCTCTATCCTGGGCTTACAGTGCACGGCCTGCATCCGGGACAACGACCGGGCCAAACGCACGGTGCTCATCGTCGCTGGCAGCATGATCCTCGGGGCCTGCGTCTGCGTCGTCATCCCAGTCTCCTGGACGGGTCACACTATAATCCGTGACTTCTACAACCCTCTGCTGATCGACGCCCAGCGCAGGGAGCTGGGAGAGGCTCTCTACATCGGATGGGTCTCCTCTGCCTTCCTCTTCGCCGGCGGCTGCATGTTCTGCTGCTGTAACGTCAAAGAGGATAAAAGGCAAGACAAGTACATGTACTCCAGGAACAGCCCTAGTCAATACATGTCTTACGCCCCTCAACCACAGTACCAGCCCCAGTACCAGCCACAGTACCAGCCCCAGCCTCTACAGAGGCAGCCGTCCAGTAGCAGCTACCCCGGGTCCAACCACTACCCCTCCAGGTACCCCTCGGAACGCAGTGCTGTGGCTTACCTCTGA